From Rhodoferax sp. AJA081-3, the proteins below share one genomic window:
- the gspG gene encoding type II secretion system major pseudopilin GspG, whose translation MKRKQADQKQRGFTLIELLVVLVILGLLAGVAGPRIIGYLGGARSDTARLQIEEFGGSLDLFKLETGRYPTSQEGLQALVQQPPGLAGWNGPYLKKKTLPKDPWNNDYRYVSPGQHGPYDISSLGADNKEGGDAENKDINGWEDSKK comes from the coding sequence ATGAAGCGCAAGCAAGCAGACCAAAAGCAGCGGGGTTTTACCCTTATTGAGTTGCTGGTGGTTTTGGTCATTTTGGGTCTGTTGGCAGGTGTTGCTGGGCCGCGGATCATCGGCTACCTGGGTGGAGCCCGGTCAGACACCGCAAGATTGCAGATCGAGGAATTCGGTGGCAGTCTGGACTTGTTCAAACTGGAGACTGGCCGCTACCCAACAAGCCAGGAAGGGCTGCAGGCGCTGGTCCAACAGCCACCCGGACTCGCTGGTTGGAATGGCCCGTACTTGAAGAAAAAGACGTTACCAAAAGACCCCTGGAACAACGACTACCGGTACGTTTCCCCTGGTCAGCATGGTCCCTACGACATCAGTTCCTTGGGTGCTGACAACAAAGAGGGTGGCGACGCAGAAAACAAGGATATCAACGGTTGGGAAGACAGCAAAAAGTAG
- the gspM gene encoding type II secretion system protein GspM — translation MKQFGPRQKKAAALAILVLVIAVAGAAVALPVWLVNQHYDVAFEDATSRLERYSRIVGTRDALQKQAVEVKALEAKRHFLKGASPALAAAELQEKAQSVFDANGAKVNSIQVLAHKDDGLYRQVTLQVQLIAPLTAVKGMLYGLESAHPYMFLDNFSIRAPNMQVNRVESSNEPDLVVQFDLTGYALKGAP, via the coding sequence ATGAAACAGTTTGGTCCCCGCCAGAAGAAAGCCGCTGCCCTGGCTATTTTGGTCCTGGTTATTGCAGTCGCCGGTGCCGCAGTTGCATTGCCTGTGTGGCTGGTCAATCAGCATTACGACGTGGCGTTTGAAGATGCCACCAGTCGTTTGGAGCGTTACTCCAGAATTGTGGGCACGCGGGATGCCTTGCAAAAACAGGCAGTCGAAGTCAAGGCTTTGGAAGCCAAACGCCACTTTCTCAAAGGTGCCAGCCCTGCGCTCGCCGCAGCAGAGTTGCAAGAGAAAGCCCAATCTGTTTTTGATGCAAACGGTGCCAAGGTCAACAGTATCCAAGTCTTGGCGCACAAGGACGACGGCCTATACCGCCAAGTCACACTCCAGGTTCAACTCATCGCTCCATTGACCGCTGTCAAGGGAATGTTGTACGGGCTGGAGTCGGCGCATCCTTATATGTTTTTGGACAATTTCTCCATTCGCGCACCCAACATGCAGGTCAATCGTGTGGAATCTTCCAATGAACCGGATTTGGTCGTCCAGTTCGATTTGACGGGCTACGCCCTGAAAGGCGCCCCATGA
- a CDS encoding glycosyltransferase family 2 protein, whose amino-acid sequence MTQPPAIATTPVPALVTVIIVNFNGGDMIGQCLAALARQSFRDFVTVVVDNNSSDGSVAAIRAQHPQVEVLALAANAGFAGGVNHALRTHAPGPLVALLNPDAFPAVDWLENLVAAAGKHSEFATFGSRMYSDTEQQHLDGVGDAYHVSGLPWRQGHGCRNTDQHNHAREIFAPCAAAALYRRSALDAVGLLDEEYFLYVEDVDLGFRLRLAGYRALYVPQASIQHIGSAFVGRNSDFQVYHGHRNLVWVFVKNMPGVLFWLFLPLHIALNLVTLVWFSLRGKGSLLWRAKRDAIRGIPHYWTKRQAVQTHRKASVWAILRQLSWNPFSRCA is encoded by the coding sequence ATGACCCAGCCGCCCGCCATTGCCACCACGCCTGTCCCAGCCCTGGTCACTGTCATCATCGTCAACTTCAATGGTGGTGACATGATTGGGCAGTGCCTGGCCGCGCTGGCACGGCAAAGTTTTAGGGATTTTGTGACCGTGGTGGTGGACAACAACAGTTCGGACGGATCGGTTGCGGCGATCCGCGCACAGCATCCGCAGGTAGAGGTTCTGGCCTTGGCAGCCAATGCCGGGTTTGCTGGCGGCGTCAACCACGCACTGCGCACCCACGCACCGGGGCCGCTGGTGGCGCTGTTGAATCCGGACGCCTTTCCAGCGGTGGACTGGCTGGAGAACCTGGTGGCAGCCGCTGGCAAACATTCAGAGTTTGCAACGTTTGGCTCCCGAATGTACAGCGACACCGAACAGCAGCACCTGGACGGCGTGGGCGACGCCTACCACGTGAGCGGCCTGCCCTGGCGTCAGGGCCACGGCTGCCGCAACACGGACCAGCACAACCACGCGCGGGAAATCTTCGCGCCCTGCGCCGCCGCAGCCCTGTACCGGCGCAGTGCGCTGGACGCTGTCGGGCTGCTGGATGAGGAGTATTTCCTCTATGTAGAAGACGTAGACCTGGGCTTCAGGCTAAGGCTTGCGGGCTACCGGGCGCTCTACGTGCCCCAGGCGTCGATTCAGCACATAGGCTCGGCCTTTGTCGGGCGCAACAGCGACTTTCAGGTCTACCACGGGCACCGCAATCTGGTGTGGGTCTTTGTGAAGAACATGCCGGGCGTATTGTTCTGGCTCTTCCTGCCATTGCATATTGCGCTCAACCTGGTGACCCTGGTGTGGTTCAGCCTGCGCGGCAAGGGTAGCCTGCTGTGGCGCGCCAAGCGGGATGCCATCCGCGGCATTCCACACTATTGGACCAAGCGCCAGGCAGTGCAAACCCATCGCAAGGCCAGTGTCTGGGCCATCCTGCGCCAGTTGAGCTGGAACCCCTTCTCCCGCTGCGCCTGA
- the gspE gene encoding type II secretion system ATPase GspE, translating into MRLGEILIERGKLDLANLERALRVQETNKQERIGAILARTGFAAERDVVEALSIQMDVPVVPLASYPELPILEERVSVRFIKESRALPLLEDEAQLVLAMVDPADEYVRNAFRLVTGRNIVPQLAVPSEMDAAFERLYGTGKTSMDQIVGEAQTRDDDVGNEDLQQLKELASEAPIIRLVSLIISHALQARASDIHIEPFENRLIVRYRVDGVMHEVESPPRRFSAAVISRIKIMASLDIAERRLPQDGRIKLRLQGKEIDLRVSTVPTMHGESVVMRILDKSGTTLDFATLGFDAVALERFLQVLNQPHGIVLVTGPTGSGKTTTLYTALDKLNKPDIKILTVEDPVEYQMEGINQIQVKPQIGLTFANALRSIVRQDPDVIMIGEIRDLETAQIAVQSALTGHMVLSTLHTNDAASTINRLLDMGMDDYLLTSTVNGILAQRLVRTLCTHCREAHPALPEVIEEMQLTRFTAASPVVLYRPIGCEECGGTGYSGRVSIVELLVMTDTIRGMIMRHVTSGEVRQQAIADGMQTMYENGLSKAVAGVTTIEEVLRVTREE; encoded by the coding sequence ATGCGTCTTGGAGAAATACTGATTGAGCGTGGAAAGCTCGACCTCGCCAACCTGGAACGCGCACTGCGCGTGCAGGAAACCAATAAGCAAGAACGCATTGGCGCCATATTGGCACGCACTGGCTTTGCCGCCGAACGCGACGTTGTCGAGGCGCTCTCCATACAGATGGATGTGCCGGTGGTCCCGCTGGCGAGTTACCCCGAGTTGCCTATCCTGGAAGAGCGCGTATCGGTTCGCTTCATCAAGGAATCGCGGGCTTTGCCCCTGCTGGAAGATGAAGCCCAGCTCGTGCTGGCCATGGTTGACCCGGCGGACGAATATGTGCGCAATGCCTTCCGGTTGGTGACGGGGCGCAATATCGTCCCGCAGTTGGCGGTGCCATCCGAGATGGATGCTGCATTTGAGCGCTTGTACGGCACCGGCAAAACCTCGATGGACCAGATCGTCGGCGAGGCGCAAACCCGCGACGACGATGTTGGCAACGAAGACCTTCAGCAGTTGAAAGAACTGGCTTCCGAAGCACCCATCATCCGCCTGGTCAGCCTCATCATCAGCCATGCCTTGCAAGCGCGTGCGTCGGACATCCATATCGAACCGTTTGAAAACCGGTTGATCGTGCGGTACCGGGTCGACGGTGTCATGCACGAGGTGGAGTCACCCCCGCGGCGATTCTCAGCAGCCGTGATCTCGCGTATCAAGATCATGGCCAGCCTGGATATTGCGGAGCGCCGCCTGCCGCAAGACGGGCGCATCAAGCTGCGCCTGCAGGGCAAGGAGATCGATTTGCGTGTCTCCACCGTGCCCACCATGCATGGTGAAAGTGTGGTGATGCGTATCCTGGACAAGAGCGGTACCACGCTGGACTTTGCCACCCTGGGTTTCGACGCCGTGGCTCTGGAGCGTTTTCTGCAGGTGCTGAACCAGCCGCACGGGATCGTGTTGGTTACAGGCCCCACGGGTTCCGGCAAAACCACGACGCTGTACACAGCGCTGGACAAGCTCAACAAGCCCGATATCAAGATACTCACCGTGGAAGACCCGGTGGAGTACCAGATGGAGGGTATCAACCAGATCCAGGTCAAGCCGCAGATCGGTCTGACCTTTGCCAATGCGTTGCGGTCCATCGTGCGCCAGGACCCCGATGTCATCATGATTGGTGAAATCCGCGACCTGGAAACGGCCCAGATTGCCGTGCAGTCTGCGTTGACGGGGCACATGGTGCTGTCCACGCTGCACACCAACGATGCCGCCAGCACGATCAATCGTCTGCTGGATATGGGCATGGATGACTACCTGTTGACCTCTACGGTGAACGGCATCCTGGCCCAGCGCCTGGTGCGCACACTGTGCACACACTGCCGTGAGGCGCATCCGGCCTTGCCGGAGGTCATAGAAGAAATGCAGTTGACGCGTTTCACAGCCGCAAGCCCCGTGGTGCTGTACCGCCCCATTGGTTGTGAAGAGTGCGGTGGGACCGGCTACTCTGGCCGGGTCAGCATCGTCGAACTGTTGGTGATGACCGACACCATACGCGGCATGATCATGCGCCACGTGACCTCAGGTGAAGTCCGGCAACAGGCCATTGCGGATGGCATGCAGACCATGTACGAGAATGGTCTATCCAAGGCCGTGGCGGGTGTGACCACCATTGAAGAGGTCCTGCGCGTCACGCGCGAGGAGTGA
- a CDS encoding GspH/FimT family pseudopilin yields MGRQQKVDCARQGGFTIIELLVVMVIMAMAYTLAGPMVSSGVSGTELKASARQLAAGLRKARSDAISRRTEAVLTVDVEAHQFQLSGDQRVYQLPKSIAVKLFTAQSELVNGSTGAFRFFPDGGSTGGRITLSARDRNYDVDINWLTGQVAILD; encoded by the coding sequence TTGGGAAGACAGCAAAAAGTAGACTGTGCCCGACAGGGCGGTTTCACCATCATCGAACTGCTGGTCGTGATGGTCATCATGGCGATGGCCTACACACTGGCGGGTCCCATGGTTTCCTCTGGTGTCTCGGGTACCGAGCTGAAGGCGTCGGCGCGCCAATTGGCGGCAGGCTTGCGCAAGGCGCGCAGTGATGCTATTTCACGCCGAACGGAAGCGGTGTTGACAGTGGATGTGGAGGCGCACCAGTTTCAACTGAGCGGCGATCAGCGCGTTTACCAACTACCCAAAAGTATTGCAGTTAAATTGTTTACCGCCCAGTCCGAATTGGTCAATGGGTCTACCGGCGCCTTTCGATTCTTTCCGGACGGCGGGTCTACGGGCGGGCGTATTACCCTCAGCGCACGTGATCGCAATTACGACGTAGACATCAACTGGCTGACCGGGCAGGTCGCCATCCTCGACTAA
- a CDS encoding prepilin-type N-terminal cleavage/methylation domain-containing protein, translating to MSRRYQPALPNQRGFTLLELLISLTLLGMILVLLFGGLRLSVRSWDSVQKQVDTLNSVRSVESFLRRELERIYPYRWKAGLPQRFAFVGERHKLHFVAPLPSRIGVGGLYAIALELEQTGNGRRLTWKHLPVDPSMQDFSALEPVKEMQLVGTELNTVDDIWLSYFGRETEAAAPRWMDRWDSVVTMPMLIRIQVRFADGSEWPDFMVAPMLIPEAPR from the coding sequence ATGAGCCGGAGATATCAGCCCGCGTTGCCCAACCAGCGAGGATTCACCCTCCTGGAGTTGTTGATCTCGCTGACATTGTTGGGGATGATTCTGGTCTTGCTGTTTGGCGGCTTGCGACTGAGTGTGCGCAGTTGGGATTCGGTTCAAAAGCAGGTTGATACCCTGAACTCAGTGCGCTCGGTGGAGAGTTTCCTGCGCCGCGAATTGGAGCGTATCTACCCTTACCGCTGGAAAGCAGGATTACCCCAACGATTTGCGTTCGTCGGCGAGCGCCACAAGCTCCATTTCGTCGCACCCTTGCCGTCACGCATTGGTGTTGGTGGTCTGTATGCCATCGCTCTGGAACTGGAGCAAACGGGAAACGGCCGTCGGTTGACCTGGAAGCATTTGCCGGTCGATCCGAGCATGCAGGATTTCTCGGCACTTGAGCCGGTGAAGGAGATGCAGTTGGTGGGCACCGAACTCAACACGGTGGACGACATCTGGCTAAGTTATTTCGGCCGGGAAACCGAGGCTGCGGCTCCTCGCTGGATGGATCGCTGGGACAGTGTGGTGACGATGCCAATGCTGATCAGGATCCAGGTCCGGTTTGCAGACGGTTCGGAATGGCCGGATTTTATGGTTGCGCCCATGCTGATACCGGAGGCTCCGCGATGA
- a CDS encoding general secretion pathway protein GspK encodes MLWVVTLLSVIAGNFAFSMRGEAQIARNLLSAAQAQAQADAGVYRAWYELMKPPTELNRWVGDGAAHDLSLADGVLRVSIQDESGKIDLNTASELLLVGLFRSAGMTQESAVALADSVQDWRDTDKLRRLHGAEEAEYVAAGKSYTPPNAPFETVDELQRVLGMTPQVFRLLEPALTVYSRQPGVNTAVAQRQALLAIPGVSPEMVEQFLVLRASMMASQQPAPVFVGAGAFASGPGGLPAYAVRSEVKMADGTAFVRQAVARITRDPKRPVVVLAWGEGESEQSSGTK; translated from the coding sequence GTGCTGTGGGTCGTCACCTTGCTTTCGGTAATAGCCGGAAACTTTGCGTTCAGCATGCGTGGCGAGGCGCAGATTGCCCGCAACCTGTTGTCCGCCGCCCAGGCGCAGGCGCAGGCCGACGCTGGCGTGTACCGCGCATGGTATGAACTGATGAAACCGCCAACGGAGTTGAATCGCTGGGTGGGTGATGGCGCGGCGCATGACCTGAGTCTGGCTGACGGTGTGCTGCGGGTTTCGATTCAGGACGAGTCTGGTAAAATTGATCTCAACACGGCATCTGAACTTTTGCTTGTGGGACTTTTTCGGTCTGCAGGAATGACACAAGAGTCTGCTGTGGCGCTGGCTGACAGCGTGCAGGATTGGCGGGATACGGACAAGCTGAGAAGACTCCATGGGGCGGAGGAGGCAGAGTATGTCGCCGCAGGCAAAAGTTATACACCTCCCAATGCACCGTTTGAAACCGTTGATGAGTTGCAGCGGGTTCTGGGTATGACGCCCCAGGTATTTCGTTTACTGGAGCCGGCGTTGACCGTTTACTCTAGGCAACCCGGCGTCAATACTGCGGTTGCACAGCGCCAGGCATTGTTGGCCATACCCGGTGTCAGCCCGGAAATGGTGGAGCAGTTTCTGGTACTGCGCGCCAGCATGATGGCCTCTCAGCAACCTGCGCCGGTGTTCGTGGGGGCCGGGGCGTTTGCATCTGGGCCGGGTGGATTGCCGGCGTATGCGGTGCGCAGTGAAGTCAAAATGGCCGATGGCACAGCGTTTGTACGACAAGCCGTTGCCCGGATAACCCGGGACCCGAAGCGCCCAGTTGTTGTGCTGGCATGGGGTGAGGGCGAGAGCGAACAATCTTCGGGAACGAAATGA
- a CDS encoding type II secretion system F family protein: MDGLSQAAIVERLQGMGLIPIRVEEAAASSVAPTNGGGIFAKNRISQDDVAVFTQEIATLLKAGLPLDRCLEILISLSASEPVRQLMSQLREDVRGGASLSTAMDARKGVFTRFYLNMIRAGEAGGALDVVLQRLTEFMERSKELRDTVKSALIYPAILVTVSVLSVAILLVWVVPQFSQMFEESGKALPLPTQVVIAAGDAVRDYWWAMVLVVVGGFAWFGKQMREPASRLKWDKRLLDLPLLGDLIGKLEVARFSRTLGTLIGNGVTLLAALSIVKETLSNTVMAQGLTEVAAQLKEGKGLGKPLLETGLFPKLAVHLVMVGEETGKLQEMLIRVADIYDREVQTAVKRLLALMEPVLILGLGLVIGGIIMSILVAILSVNDLAM, translated from the coding sequence ATGGATGGCCTTTCCCAGGCGGCCATTGTTGAGCGCCTGCAGGGCATGGGACTCATCCCCATTCGCGTGGAAGAGGCTGCTGCCAGTAGTGTTGCCCCAACCAATGGCGGGGGTATTTTTGCCAAGAACCGCATCTCGCAGGACGACGTTGCCGTCTTTACGCAGGAAATCGCCACCCTGCTCAAGGCCGGATTGCCATTGGATCGCTGCTTGGAAATTCTGATCAGTCTGTCCGCCAGCGAGCCTGTGCGGCAACTGATGAGCCAGCTGCGGGAAGACGTGCGCGGTGGCGCGTCGTTGTCCACGGCCATGGATGCGCGCAAAGGTGTATTCACGCGTTTCTACCTGAATATGATCCGCGCAGGCGAGGCGGGCGGTGCATTGGATGTGGTCTTGCAGCGTTTAACGGAATTTATGGAGCGCTCCAAAGAGTTGCGCGACACCGTGAAATCTGCGCTGATCTACCCGGCCATTCTGGTTACGGTCTCGGTGTTATCGGTCGCCATCTTGCTGGTATGGGTGGTTCCGCAGTTTTCTCAAATGTTTGAGGAGTCTGGCAAAGCCCTGCCCCTGCCAACCCAGGTTGTGATTGCAGCCGGGGATGCGGTGCGTGATTACTGGTGGGCCATGGTTTTGGTGGTTGTGGGCGGGTTTGCATGGTTTGGAAAACAGATGCGGGAACCAGCGAGCCGCCTGAAGTGGGACAAAAGGCTGCTGGACTTGCCACTCTTGGGTGATCTGATTGGCAAGCTGGAAGTCGCACGGTTTTCCCGCACGCTGGGCACCCTGATTGGCAACGGGGTGACCCTGCTGGCTGCACTGTCCATTGTGAAGGAAACCCTGAGCAATACCGTGATGGCCCAAGGCTTGACCGAGGTGGCCGCGCAGCTCAAGGAGGGCAAGGGATTGGGTAAGCCTTTGTTGGAAACCGGGTTGTTTCCCAAGCTGGCGGTACACTTGGTGATGGTTGGCGAGGAGACGGGCAAGCTGCAGGAAATGCTCATCCGTGTCGCCGATATCTACGACCGTGAGGTGCAAACCGCGGTCAAGCGCCTGTTGGCCCTCATGGAGCCCGTGCTGATTTTAGGGCTGGGTCTGGTCATCGGCGGAATCATCATGTCCATCCTGGTAGCGATATTAAGTGTGAACGATTTGGCGATGTAA
- a CDS encoding glycosyltransferase family 4 protein: MTELPRSVLMVTREMSGDRRYGLGRSLMPVVDALTNKAWRVRYLCQEDLPTASQDKRYRWLARLRRLPGVASRPSVQQVLGALAERMHMGWFAAHVARQEGYTAVHLHDPWLGLGFWLGRKRLGLQGVRWGITEHGFGCYSRATHEDGLVQGPRMQRWLRRLEAFVLRRAHWVTAPTQLALDQLARDLALPFNPPHWHTISHAAPVMTLVDREVACQSLGWSPQDFHVLGVGRLVPLKRFDIVVAACASLAQRYPALHLHLLGDGDRGGLQQLADAAGFGDRIHFAMVDDVQPYYAAANAYVSTSVTESFGLANFEALIAGLPCICTAVGGVPEVMGSGAWLIPVDQGALESALEALVSQPAQRHALAARAVAQARKAPNLESVVEQYVQLFYP; encoded by the coding sequence ATGACTGAACTCCCCCGCAGTGTGTTGATGGTTACGCGGGAGATGTCCGGTGACCGCCGCTACGGCCTGGGGCGCAGTCTGATGCCTGTCGTTGATGCGCTGACCAACAAGGCGTGGCGGGTGCGCTACCTGTGTCAGGAAGATCTGCCCACTGCATCCCAAGACAAGCGTTACCGATGGCTTGCGCGTTTGCGCCGGCTGCCGGGTGTCGCAAGCAGGCCGTCGGTGCAGCAGGTGCTGGGTGCGCTGGCAGAACGCATGCACATGGGCTGGTTTGCCGCCCACGTCGCCCGGCAGGAAGGCTACACCGCGGTCCACCTGCACGACCCGTGGCTGGGCCTGGGTTTTTGGCTGGGGCGCAAACGCCTGGGTTTGCAGGGCGTGCGCTGGGGCATCACCGAACATGGCTTTGGCTGCTACAGCCGTGCCACCCACGAAGACGGGCTGGTGCAAGGACCACGCATGCAGCGCTGGCTGCGGCGGTTGGAAGCGTTTGTGCTGCGTCGGGCACACTGGGTGACCGCACCCACACAGCTTGCGTTGGACCAATTGGCGCGAGACCTGGCGCTGCCCTTTAACCCGCCGCACTGGCATACCATCAGCCACGCGGCGCCGGTGATGACGTTGGTAGACCGCGAAGTCGCGTGCCAATCACTGGGCTGGTCCCCGCAGGATTTCCACGTACTGGGCGTCGGCCGCTTGGTGCCCCTGAAGCGCTTTGATATTGTGGTGGCCGCCTGTGCCAGCCTGGCCCAGCGTTACCCTGCTTTGCACCTCCACCTTCTGGGCGACGGGGACCGCGGTGGCCTGCAGCAGCTAGCCGACGCCGCCGGTTTCGGGGACCGTATTCACTTTGCCATGGTGGACGATGTGCAGCCGTACTACGCGGCGGCCAATGCCTACGTCAGTACCTCGGTGACCGAGTCATTTGGGCTGGCCAACTTTGAGGCGCTCATCGCCGGGCTGCCCTGCATCTGCACGGCGGTAGGTGGTGTGCCCGAGGTCATGGGCAGTGGCGCCTGGTTGATCCCGGTGGACCAGGGGGCGCTGGAGTCTGCACTGGAAGCCTTGGTGTCCCAACCGGCACAGCGGCATGCACTGGCCGCGCGTGCTGTGGCTCAGGCGCGCAAGGCACCCAATCTGGAATCGGTGGTGGAGCAATATGTTCAGCTTTTTTACCCATAG
- a CDS encoding PIG-L deacetylase family protein, whose protein sequence is MFSFFTHRRIQRQLAGLQPCPLPQPLDLAQARKVLVFVPHPDDETLGCGGTLARLAPLCPVKVVLVTDGGGAGGLPDGAGVVRQGEFVRALSRLGVTDSLQLNQPDGAFEGSPALARQIQQLLADYQPDWVILPSPLDYHRDHVRIAAFLEPLCRRAASVEQLLFYEVWAPVPATHVVDITDQVQIKRDALKEHATAMVCGDYERAVDGLNNYRGLYLGKGRVAEAFWVEPTRTGHLFTTVQAMALNLLNIVARR, encoded by the coding sequence ATGTTCAGCTTTTTTACCCATAGGCGTATCCAGCGGCAATTGGCAGGGCTGCAGCCCTGCCCCCTGCCGCAGCCGCTGGATCTGGCACAGGCGCGCAAGGTGTTGGTTTTTGTGCCGCATCCGGACGATGAGACGCTGGGCTGCGGTGGCACGCTGGCACGCCTGGCGCCGCTGTGCCCCGTCAAGGTGGTGCTGGTTACCGACGGCGGTGGGGCCGGAGGTTTGCCAGATGGTGCGGGCGTGGTGCGCCAGGGTGAGTTTGTGCGCGCGCTGTCGCGCCTGGGCGTCACGGATTCATTGCAGCTGAACCAGCCGGATGGCGCATTCGAAGGCAGTCCCGCACTGGCGCGCCAGATCCAACAGTTGTTGGCCGATTACCAACCCGACTGGGTCATACTGCCGTCGCCGCTGGACTACCACCGCGACCACGTGCGTATTGCTGCGTTCCTGGAACCGCTATGCCGCCGTGCCGCCAGTGTGGAGCAGTTGCTATTTTATGAGGTGTGGGCACCGGTGCCAGCCACCCATGTGGTCGATATCACCGACCAAGTTCAGATCAAAAGGGATGCGCTGAAGGAGCACGCTACGGCCATGGTGTGCGGCGACTACGAGCGCGCGGTAGATGGTTTGAACAACTACCGTGGCCTGTACCTCGGCAAGGGTCGGGTTGCAGAGGCCTTTTGGGTGGAGCCCACCCGCACCGGGCATCTGTTTACTACCGTGCAGGCGATGGCGCTGAATCTGCTGAATATCGTGGCCCGCCGTTAG
- a CDS encoding PilN domain-containing protein produces MTALLENFNESLARLKKQLKTSRFLTWWLGELSSMVPGWMRSSGPTLESYVVLTLKQVHPQMVKPVVAGNRTVAISLSHHHLLRKTISLPLATEENLRQVLEFQVEQHTPFSLDRVYFSYLVKARDFESRQLTLELVVAPRDTVDPAIKILLGLGVDVRAVFADENLASGVLLNLLPAAAAGAAPSPLRHGANPWLAGLVLLLGMAAVAIPPLIKREAVVQLLPWVDKGKKAAEAVSAVRVELEARVLQHNYLIEKRQAFPAVIQVMEELTHILPDDTWIQFFDLKGKKLLIQGETASSPRLIGLFEKSSIFREASLSSASSKGQLAGTERYQLEIQLRSDAKNNATSLSPGLSAPVPTGVGGKAP; encoded by the coding sequence ATGACAGCTTTATTGGAAAATTTCAACGAATCTCTGGCGAGGTTGAAGAAGCAACTGAAGACCAGTCGTTTCTTAACCTGGTGGCTGGGCGAGTTGTCCAGCATGGTGCCTGGTTGGATGCGTTCTTCTGGGCCAACTCTGGAGAGCTACGTGGTGCTCACGTTGAAGCAAGTTCACCCGCAAATGGTCAAGCCAGTGGTTGCTGGCAACCGTACGGTTGCCATTTCCCTGTCCCATCACCATCTATTGCGCAAAACCATCAGCCTGCCCCTGGCCACTGAGGAGAATTTGCGCCAGGTGCTGGAATTCCAAGTGGAACAGCACACGCCATTTTCACTGGACCGCGTTTACTTCAGCTACTTGGTCAAGGCAAGAGATTTTGAATCCAGGCAATTGACGTTGGAGCTGGTGGTGGCGCCACGCGACACGGTAGATCCGGCAATCAAGATTTTGCTGGGATTGGGGGTGGATGTTCGGGCGGTCTTTGCCGACGAGAATCTGGCTTCCGGCGTGCTCCTCAATTTGCTACCGGCTGCTGCTGCTGGGGCTGCGCCCTCGCCGCTTCGGCATGGTGCAAACCCCTGGCTGGCTGGGCTTGTGCTGTTGCTCGGTATGGCCGCTGTGGCCATCCCTCCGCTTATTAAGCGCGAAGCGGTCGTGCAATTACTGCCATGGGTTGACAAGGGGAAAAAAGCGGCAGAGGCGGTTAGCGCAGTGCGCGTTGAACTGGAAGCCCGCGTATTGCAGCACAACTATCTGATTGAAAAACGCCAAGCCTTCCCTGCGGTGATCCAGGTCATGGAGGAATTGACGCACATCCTTCCGGACGACACGTGGATACAGTTTTTTGACCTGAAAGGGAAAAAGTTGCTTATTCAGGGCGAGACAGCTTCTTCGCCGCGGCTCATCGGGCTGTTTGAAAAGTCCAGCATCTTTCGAGAAGCGAGTCTGTCTTCGGCCTCCTCTAAGGGGCAACTTGCTGGAACGGAGCGGTACCAGTTGGAGATTCAATTGCGCTCTGATGCAAAGAACAACGCTACTTCTTTATCGCCTGGCTTAAGCGCACCTGTGCCGACTGGAGTAGGAGGTAAGGCGCCATGA
- a CDS encoding prepilin-type N-terminal cleavage/methylation domain-containing protein, producing MRNHCRGMTLMEVLVAFVVLSLTMAVILHIFSGGMRNSRLTDSYSRAVFLAQSRLAAVGVENALVPGEESGRVGTSLQWRVNIARVDDNGEADRLLMPVRQYLVRVQVAWQEDGRDKQIELSSVRLGPRQ from the coding sequence ATGCGCAACCATTGTCGTGGCATGACCTTGATGGAGGTGCTGGTTGCCTTCGTCGTGCTGTCCCTGACGATGGCGGTGATCCTGCACATTTTTTCGGGCGGCATGCGCAATTCCAGGCTGACCGACAGCTACAGCCGCGCGGTTTTTTTGGCACAGTCCAGGTTGGCAGCTGTAGGGGTGGAGAACGCGCTTGTACCCGGCGAGGAGAGCGGGCGGGTCGGGACCAGCTTGCAGTGGCGGGTCAATATTGCGCGGGTGGACGATAACGGCGAAGCAGACCGGCTGTTGATGCCGGTGCGCCAATATCTGGTGCGCGTGCAGGTCGCGTGGCAGGAAGACGGAAGAGACAAGCAGATAGAGCTCTCGTCAGTGCGCTTGGGGCCGCGCCAATGA